In one window of Opitutus sp. GAS368 DNA:
- a CDS encoding substrate-binding domain-containing protein: MKKLLAPVLALAALTALRAAEPLKIAVIPKGTTHSFWKSVEAGARKAGAEFGVEILWKGPLKEDDRAQQIGVVQQFVGSGVSAIVLAPLDDTALRTPVKSAGEHGIPVVIIDSGLKGEAGKDFISFVATNNKTGGRLGGEELARLLGGKGKVVLLRYSEGSDSTAQREAGFLEVMKQHPGITVTVDNRYGGATVASAQDAAMNLVDKLREADGIFCPNESSTQGMLLALRQAGLAGKKQFVGFDTSPALLSALNKGDIQALVAQNPARMGYLGVATAVKHLRGEKVAPLIDTGCVLVTSANQASAEVKAVLGN, translated from the coding sequence ATGAAAAAACTCCTCGCCCCCGTTCTTGCCCTCGCGGCACTCACCGCTCTCCGTGCGGCCGAGCCGCTCAAGATCGCCGTCATCCCCAAGGGGACGACCCACAGCTTCTGGAAATCCGTCGAGGCCGGCGCCCGGAAGGCCGGCGCCGAGTTCGGCGTCGAGATCCTCTGGAAAGGCCCTCTGAAAGAGGACGACCGCGCCCAGCAGATCGGTGTCGTCCAGCAATTCGTCGGCTCGGGTGTGAGCGCCATCGTGCTGGCCCCGCTCGATGACACCGCCCTGCGCACCCCGGTGAAAAGCGCCGGCGAACATGGCATTCCCGTCGTGATCATCGACTCCGGCCTCAAGGGCGAGGCGGGCAAGGACTTCATCAGCTTCGTCGCCACCAACAACAAGACCGGCGGCCGCCTCGGCGGCGAGGAACTCGCCCGCCTGCTCGGCGGCAAGGGCAAGGTCGTCCTCCTCCGCTACTCCGAGGGTTCCGACAGCACGGCCCAGCGCGAAGCCGGCTTCCTCGAGGTCATGAAGCAGCACCCGGGCATCACCGTCACCGTCGACAACCGCTACGGCGGCGCGACCGTTGCCTCCGCCCAGGACGCGGCCATGAACCTCGTCGACAAACTCCGCGAGGCTGACGGCATCTTCTGCCCCAACGAATCCAGCACGCAGGGCATGCTGCTCGCTCTCCGCCAGGCCGGTCTCGCCGGCAAAAAGCAATTCGTCGGCTTCGACACCTCGCCCGCCCTGCTCAGCGCCCTGAACAAGGGCGACATCCAGGCCTTGGTCGCGCAAAACCCGGCCCGCATGGGCTACCTCGGGGTCGCCACCGCCGTGAAGCACCTGCGCGGCGAAAAAGTCGCGCCCCTCATCGACACCGGTTGCGTCCTCGTCACCTCGGCCAACCAGGCCAGCGCCGAGGTGAAGGCCGTGCTCGGGAACTGA
- a CDS encoding sugar ABC transporter ATP-binding protein: MTSRLRLSGVRKRFGATIALDGVSFDLAPGEVHALVGENGAGKSTLMKILSGVHAPDAGTMALEGAAFAPRAPLDARRAGVAMVNQELAIAPHLTVAENLVLGAEPTRRGWLRHAEERRLATDALTQLGRPDIPLHVPAGSLSVAEQQLVEIGRAIVLGCRVLVLDEPTSSLTRTDAEQLFALVRRLRGQGQSIIYISHFLEEVQALSDRYTVLRDGRSVATGRTADTTMGALAQLMVGRTVDELYTRTARVPGGTVLEVNDLAGPVKPSSASLTLRRGEVLGLAGLVGAGRSELLRTIFALDAVRAGSVRVGAYAGPASPRLRWQQGLGLLSEDRKTEGLALNLSLEHNLTLPKLGWRIHPGALAAETAGWIDKLGVRCAGPGQPIGRLSGGNQQKIALGRLLRNGADVLLLDEPTRGVDIGAKQNIYRLIDELACSGKAVLMVSSYLPELLGTCDRIAVMCRGVLGPARPVAEWNEHRIMLAATGAAA, from the coding sequence ATGACTTCCCGCCTCCGTCTCTCCGGCGTCCGCAAGCGCTTTGGCGCGACGATCGCCCTGGATGGCGTCAGCTTCGACCTCGCTCCGGGTGAGGTCCACGCCCTCGTCGGCGAAAATGGCGCGGGCAAGAGCACGCTGATGAAGATCCTGTCCGGCGTCCATGCGCCCGACGCCGGCACCATGGCCCTCGAGGGCGCAGCCTTCGCGCCGCGCGCTCCGCTCGACGCCCGCCGCGCCGGGGTCGCGATGGTCAACCAGGAACTCGCCATCGCGCCCCATCTCACCGTCGCCGAAAACCTCGTGCTCGGCGCCGAGCCCACGCGTCGCGGGTGGTTGCGCCACGCCGAGGAAAGGCGCCTCGCCACCGACGCCCTCACGCAGCTCGGCCGCCCCGACATCCCCCTGCACGTCCCCGCGGGCTCGCTGAGCGTCGCCGAGCAGCAGTTGGTTGAAATCGGCCGCGCCATCGTCCTCGGCTGCCGCGTGCTGGTGCTCGACGAGCCTACCAGCAGCCTGACGCGCACGGACGCCGAGCAGCTCTTCGCGCTGGTCCGCCGCCTGCGCGGCCAGGGCCAGTCCATTATCTACATCTCCCACTTCCTCGAGGAGGTGCAGGCGCTGTCCGACCGCTACACGGTGCTGCGCGACGGCCGGAGCGTCGCGACCGGCCGCACCGCCGACACGACCATGGGCGCCCTCGCCCAGTTGATGGTCGGCCGCACCGTCGACGAACTCTACACGCGCACCGCCCGCGTCCCCGGCGGGACCGTGCTCGAGGTGAACGACCTCGCCGGCCCGGTGAAACCGTCCTCCGCCTCGCTCACGCTCCGCCGCGGCGAGGTGCTCGGCCTGGCCGGGCTCGTCGGCGCCGGCCGCAGCGAGTTGCTGCGCACCATCTTCGCCCTCGACGCGGTTCGCGCCGGCTCCGTCCGCGTCGGCGCCTACGCCGGCCCGGCCTCGCCGCGGCTGCGCTGGCAGCAGGGCCTGGGCCTCCTCAGTGAGGATCGCAAGACCGAGGGCCTCGCGCTCAACCTCAGCCTGGAGCACAACCTCACCCTGCCGAAACTCGGCTGGCGCATCCACCCGGGCGCGCTCGCCGCCGAGACCGCCGGTTGGATCGACAAACTCGGCGTGCGCTGCGCCGGTCCTGGCCAGCCCATCGGCCGCCTCTCCGGGGGCAACCAGCAGAAAATCGCCCTCGGCCGCCTCCTCCGCAACGGCGCCGACGTGCTCCTGCTCGACGAACCCACGCGCGGCGTCGACATTGGGGCGAAGCAGAACATCTACCGCCTGATCGACGAGCTGGCCTGTTCCGGCAAGGCCGTCCTCATGGTGAGCAGCTACCTGCCCGAATTGCTCGGCACCTGCGACCGCATCGCCGTGATGTGCCGCGGCGTGCTCGGCCCCGCCCGCCCGGTGGCCGAATGGAACGAACACCGCATCATGCTCGCCGCCACTGGCGCCGCCGCCTGA
- a CDS encoding ABC transporter permease produces MSDSATPSFARRLLTGFGPFLGLVAISAFFAALRWATFASWDNFAIILQQTAVIGIAALGMTLVIIAGGIDLSVGSIIALGTVVIAQLVQHGWSPLAAALAGVAAAAACGAFSGLLITRLRLLPFVVTLGMMGTLRGAAKGLAGEQTIYPDETWLNKLMLLGGRGSLPGGVWLMLVFAALVALVLRYTRFGRHVFAVGSNELSARLCGVPVERVKLLVYTLGGLFAGLAGVLQFAYLTGGDPTTAVGLELNIIAAVVIGGASLAGGQGTVTGTLVGALIMSVVANGCTKVGLSNWVQEIVTGGIIIAAVLLDRLRQGRSAA; encoded by the coding sequence ATGAGTGATTCCGCCACACCTTCTTTCGCCCGCCGCCTCCTGACCGGCTTTGGCCCGTTCCTCGGCCTCGTCGCCATCAGCGCCTTCTTCGCGGCGCTGCGCTGGGCGACCTTCGCCTCCTGGGATAACTTCGCCATCATCCTCCAGCAAACGGCCGTCATCGGGATCGCCGCGCTGGGCATGACGCTGGTCATCATCGCCGGTGGCATCGACCTGTCTGTCGGTTCCATCATCGCGCTCGGCACCGTGGTCATCGCCCAGCTCGTGCAGCACGGCTGGTCGCCGCTCGCCGCGGCCCTGGCCGGCGTGGCCGCCGCCGCCGCCTGCGGGGCATTCTCCGGCCTTTTGATCACGCGGCTGCGGCTGCTGCCGTTCGTCGTGACGCTCGGCATGATGGGCACCCTCCGCGGCGCCGCCAAGGGCCTCGCCGGGGAGCAGACGATCTATCCCGACGAAACCTGGCTGAACAAGCTGATGCTCCTCGGCGGCCGCGGGTCGCTGCCCGGCGGCGTGTGGCTGATGCTGGTCTTCGCCGCGCTGGTCGCGCTGGTGCTGCGCTACACGCGCTTCGGCCGCCATGTGTTCGCCGTCGGCTCCAACGAACTTTCCGCGCGCCTCTGCGGCGTGCCGGTCGAGCGCGTGAAACTCCTCGTTTACACCCTCGGCGGGCTCTTCGCCGGGCTCGCCGGTGTGCTGCAATTTGCCTACCTGACGGGCGGCGACCCCACGACCGCGGTCGGCCTGGAGCTCAACATCATCGCCGCGGTCGTCATCGGCGGCGCCAGTCTGGCCGGCGGCCAGGGCACGGTCACCGGCACGCTGGTCGGTGCGCTGATCATGAGCGTCGTCGCCAACGGCTGCACCAAGGTCGGCCTCTCCAACTGGGTGCAGGAGATTGTGACCGGCGGCATCATCATCGCCGCCGTGCTCCTCGACCGCCTGCGGCAAGGGCGGAGCGCGGCCTAA
- a CDS encoding isoprenylcysteine carboxylmethyltransferase family protein, whose protein sequence is MKAFTLLIKNLAFTILVPGFIVGWVPLNLFERHPQWPAVWAWQQYTGAALFGLGALVFLHCQWLFAVKGQGTPAPIDPPKKFVRRGLYKWVRNPMYLAVFSLVGAEALFLRSGHIAVYFVLLVCIIHVWVLAYEETVLRRNFGAIYEDYKRDVPRWLPRKPKPPLQTVAPFPVESAKR, encoded by the coding sequence ATGAAAGCGTTCACGCTTCTCATAAAGAATCTCGCTTTCACCATCCTGGTCCCGGGCTTCATAGTGGGCTGGGTGCCGTTGAACCTGTTCGAGCGTCATCCCCAGTGGCCGGCGGTGTGGGCGTGGCAGCAATATACCGGTGCGGCATTGTTCGGGCTCGGAGCCCTGGTTTTCCTGCACTGCCAGTGGCTGTTCGCCGTGAAGGGCCAGGGGACGCCCGCGCCGATCGACCCGCCGAAGAAGTTCGTGCGCCGCGGCCTCTACAAATGGGTGCGCAACCCGATGTATCTCGCCGTCTTTAGCCTAGTCGGCGCCGAGGCCCTGTTCCTGCGTTCGGGACACATCGCCGTCTATTTCGTCCTCCTCGTGTGCATTATCCATGTCTGGGTGCTGGCGTATGAGGAGACCGTCCTCCGCCGCAACTTCGGGGCGATCTACGAAGACTACAAACGCGACGTCCCCCGCTGGCTCCCCCGGAAACCAAAACCTCCCTTGCAGACTGTAGCCCCCTTTCCGGTGGAGAGCGCAAAGCGGTAA
- a CDS encoding site-specific DNA-methyltransferase — translation MQPSPKIYSSFRHDARAVVYEGSCLDLLAELPAESMQLIVTSPPYNIGKSYEKRSPLESYLEFQKATITACVKALKPQGSICWQVGNFVDKRGIGSIVPLDIAIFSIFAELGLKLRNRIIWHFEHGLHCSNRFSGRYETILWFTKTDDYVFNLDPIRVPQKYPGKKYFKGPKGVRFYVFQSSVELSRAAWRLTHPAGCPVSGYRPGPLAIISTYGQIPHRPPSR, via the coding sequence ATGCAACCCTCTCCGAAGATTTATTCGAGCTTTCGCCATGACGCCCGCGCGGTTGTCTACGAGGGGAGTTGCTTGGACTTGCTTGCCGAGCTTCCGGCCGAATCGATGCAGCTAATCGTAACTTCGCCGCCATATAACATCGGCAAAAGTTATGAAAAACGGAGTCCTCTTGAATCTTATCTGGAATTCCAAAAGGCCACTATTACGGCATGCGTTAAGGCCCTGAAGCCTCAGGGCAGCATATGTTGGCAGGTTGGAAACTTCGTCGATAAAAGAGGCATTGGGAGTATTGTCCCGCTTGATATAGCAATATTCAGCATATTCGCAGAACTAGGGCTAAAGCTTCGCAACCGCATTATATGGCACTTCGAACACGGGCTACATTGCTCTAATCGCTTCTCAGGACGCTATGAAACTATCCTCTGGTTCACAAAGACTGATGACTACGTCTTTAACTTGGACCCCATTCGTGTCCCGCAAAAATATCCTGGAAAGAAGTATTTTAAGGGACCTAAAGGCGTCAGGTTTTATGTCTTTCAGTCGTCGGTTGAATTGAGCCGGGCCGCTTGGCGTTTGACGCATCCGGCCGGTTGCCCAGTCTCCGGCTATCGCCCGGGGCCACTGGCGATAATTTCTACCTATGGCCAGATACCGCATCGTCCGCCCAGTAGGTGA
- a CDS encoding DUF2726 domain-containing protein, giving the protein MQPISILVAVVLVAFFLWAVIKAQLAGRRKGVYYLRKSLFTPAERVFLEVLERAVPAGVRVFGKVRLEDIFGVARGLDRAERLAARNKINRKHVDFLLVKESDLAPLAGIELDDSSHEADDRRQRDAFVDSTFASAGLPLLHVPVQKAYSLAELKADLAEVLFKRPSN; this is encoded by the coding sequence ATGCAACCGATCTCCATCCTGGTGGCCGTGGTCCTGGTCGCGTTTTTCCTCTGGGCCGTCATCAAGGCCCAGCTGGCGGGCCGGCGGAAAGGTGTCTACTACCTGCGGAAATCCCTCTTCACCCCGGCCGAGCGCGTCTTCCTCGAGGTGCTGGAACGGGCCGTGCCCGCCGGCGTGCGCGTCTTCGGCAAGGTGCGCCTCGAGGACATCTTCGGTGTGGCGCGCGGCTTGGATCGGGCCGAACGGCTGGCCGCCCGGAACAAGATCAACCGCAAGCACGTGGATTTCCTGCTCGTGAAGGAAAGCGACCTGGCGCCGCTGGCCGGCATCGAACTCGACGACTCCTCCCACGAGGCCGACGACCGCCGTCAGCGCGACGCCTTCGTGGATTCAACCTTCGCCAGCGCCGGCCTGCCGTTGCTGCATGTGCCCGTGCAGAAGGCCTACAGCCTGGCGGAATTGAAAGCCGACCTCGCCGAGGTGCTGTTCAAGCGCCCGTCAAATTAA
- a CDS encoding TAXI family TRAP transporter solute-binding subunit, producing the protein MDASKNKSRFPMVTALVETFGFSPAWAFVVALGISSLCLLALAWVVHSAPPRSLTITSGPEGSSFARYADGYQKILATHGVTLNILPSQGSSENLRRLQAPRPGVDVGFVQGGLAKDAKLDSLVSLGSVAYQPLLVFYRNAAPISRLAELAGKRLAVGAPGSGTRTLALALLEANGITGEPTKFDDLDAQAAAAGLLEGKIDAVFLMGDSAPIQTLRNLVQSPEVQLFNFAQADAYLRRFPSLNRMVLPEGSFDLGKDLPVKEVVLVGPTVELVARDDLNPALSDILLETAKEIHGKAGLLQKRGEFPAPLEHEFPISDDARVYYKSGMGFFYRLSNSFWLSSILNRVLVALVPLALVIIPAIRMLPVLYRWNISLRIYRCYRPLLRLERDATGPLTAERREDLLRQLAEIEAEVNRLKVPASFASQFYELRGHLVFVRQRLAAAAPA; encoded by the coding sequence ATGGATGCTTCCAAGAACAAGAGCCGTTTCCCGATGGTGACCGCGCTGGTCGAGACCTTCGGCTTCAGCCCGGCCTGGGCGTTCGTCGTGGCCCTGGGCATCTCGAGTCTCTGCCTCCTGGCGCTGGCCTGGGTCGTCCATTCCGCCCCGCCGCGCTCCCTCACGATCACCAGCGGTCCCGAGGGCAGCTCCTTCGCGCGCTACGCCGACGGCTACCAGAAGATCCTGGCCACCCACGGCGTGACGCTGAACATCCTGCCCTCGCAGGGTTCGTCGGAGAACCTGCGGCGGCTGCAGGCGCCCCGCCCGGGCGTCGACGTCGGCTTCGTGCAGGGCGGGCTGGCGAAGGACGCGAAGCTGGACAGCCTGGTGTCGCTGGGCAGCGTGGCCTACCAGCCGTTGCTGGTCTTCTACCGCAACGCAGCGCCGATCAGCCGCCTGGCCGAGCTGGCGGGCAAGCGCCTCGCGGTGGGCGCCCCGGGCAGCGGGACGCGCACGCTGGCGCTCGCCCTCCTCGAGGCCAACGGCATCACCGGCGAACCGACGAAGTTTGACGACCTGGATGCGCAGGCCGCGGCGGCGGGCCTGCTCGAGGGAAAGATCGACGCGGTGTTCCTCATGGGCGACTCGGCCCCCATCCAGACCCTGCGCAACCTCGTGCAGTCGCCGGAGGTCCAGCTGTTCAACTTCGCCCAGGCCGACGCCTACCTCCGGCGCTTCCCCTCCCTGAACCGGATGGTGTTGCCCGAGGGCTCGTTCGACCTTGGCAAGGACCTGCCGGTGAAGGAGGTCGTGCTCGTCGGCCCCACCGTCGAGCTGGTGGCGCGGGACGACCTGAACCCGGCGCTGTCCGACATTCTGCTCGAGACGGCGAAGGAGATCCACGGCAAGGCGGGCCTGCTGCAGAAGCGCGGCGAGTTTCCCGCGCCGCTCGAGCACGAGTTCCCGATCAGCGACGACGCGCGGGTCTACTACAAGTCGGGCATGGGGTTCTTCTACCGCCTCTCCAACTCGTTCTGGCTGTCGAGCATCCTCAACCGGGTCCTGGTCGCGCTCGTGCCGCTCGCCCTCGTGATCATCCCGGCCATCCGCATGCTCCCGGTCCTCTACCGCTGGAACATCTCGCTGCGGATCTACCGCTGCTACCGTCCGCTGCTGCGCCTCGAGCGCGATGCCACCGGGCCGCTGACCGCCGAACGCCGGGAGGATTTGCTGCGGCAGCTCGCGGAGATCGAGGCGGAGGTCAACCGCCTCAAGGTGCCGGCCTCGTTCGCCTCCCAGTTCTACGAGCTGCGCGGCCACCTGGTCTTCGTGCGCCAGCGGCTGGCGGCGGCGGCGCCCGCGTGA
- a CDS encoding DUF5069 domain-containing protein: MPSKPIPGSSGEVLTGLPPTYVPHAATGLLHLPRFIAKAKYVKANGALPPSYAKNYKRGMDRFLCLHLGVDPAAVEKIVFESATDDEIDGKLKALFPADVRAARWNRDYVQKGMTPSGREFLKEALTNMGCADRVDQIISVVDLIEFDEGRIE, encoded by the coding sequence ATGCCCTCGAAACCCATCCCCGGCTCGTCCGGTGAAGTGCTGACCGGCCTGCCCCCGACCTACGTGCCGCACGCCGCGACAGGGCTGCTGCATCTGCCGCGCTTCATCGCCAAGGCCAAATACGTGAAGGCCAACGGCGCCCTGCCGCCCAGCTACGCCAAGAACTACAAGCGCGGCATGGACCGCTTCCTCTGCCTGCACCTCGGCGTCGACCCGGCGGCGGTGGAGAAGATCGTCTTCGAGTCGGCGACCGACGACGAGATCGACGGCAAGCTGAAGGCGCTGTTTCCAGCCGACGTGCGCGCCGCCAGGTGGAACCGCGACTACGTGCAAAAAGGCATGACGCCCTCCGGCCGCGAATTTTTGAAGGAGGCGCTGACCAACATGGGTTGCGCCGACCGCGTGGACCAGATCATCAGCGTGGTGGATTTGATCGAGTTTGATGAGGGGCGCATTGAGTAA
- the serA gene encoding phosphoglycerate dehydrogenase has product MQKLSFDKRRIKFLFLEGIHANATSALTADGYASVRSLPKSLTGDALKTALKDVHFLGIRSRTELTEEMLAAAPKLAAIGCFCIGTNQVDLAVAAKRGIPVFNAPYSNTRSVAELVLGEAIMLLRGIPQKSALVHRGGWTKSAEGSVEVRGKTLGIVGYGHIGTQLGILAEHLGMRVLFHDISGKLPLGNARPVAKLATLLGESDVVTLHVPETAQTKNMIGRAQFAAMKKGAHLINAARGTVVDIDALADALERGHLGGAAIDVFPVEPKGNDEEFLSPLRKFDNVILTPHIGGSTLEAQANIGTEVADKLIRYSNNGSTVTAVNFPEVTLPEHAGTGKSRLLHIHRNVPGVLAHINERFSEHKVNISAQYLQTNEHIGYCVMDVDAAASEIAIDELQSVPGTIRARLLY; this is encoded by the coding sequence ATGCAAAAGCTCTCCTTCGACAAACGCCGCATCAAGTTCCTCTTCCTCGAGGGCATCCACGCCAACGCCACCAGCGCGCTGACGGCCGACGGCTATGCGTCCGTCCGCAGCCTGCCCAAGTCCCTGACCGGCGACGCGCTCAAGACCGCGCTGAAGGACGTGCATTTCCTCGGCATCCGCTCGCGCACCGAGCTGACGGAGGAGATGCTGGCCGCCGCGCCCAAGCTCGCCGCCATCGGCTGTTTCTGCATCGGCACCAACCAGGTCGACCTCGCCGTGGCCGCGAAGCGCGGCATCCCGGTTTTCAACGCCCCCTACTCCAATACCCGCAGCGTCGCCGAACTTGTGCTCGGCGAAGCCATCATGTTGCTGCGCGGCATCCCGCAGAAGAGCGCCCTCGTTCACCGCGGCGGCTGGACCAAGAGCGCCGAGGGCAGCGTCGAGGTGCGCGGCAAGACGCTCGGCATCGTCGGTTACGGCCACATCGGCACCCAGCTCGGCATCCTCGCCGAGCACCTGGGCATGCGCGTGCTGTTCCATGATATTTCCGGCAAGCTCCCGCTCGGCAACGCCCGGCCCGTGGCCAAGCTCGCCACGCTGCTCGGCGAGAGCGACGTCGTCACGCTGCACGTGCCCGAGACCGCGCAGACGAAGAACATGATCGGCCGGGCCCAGTTCGCCGCCATGAAGAAGGGCGCGCACCTCATCAACGCCGCGCGTGGCACCGTCGTTGACATCGACGCCCTGGCCGACGCCCTCGAGCGCGGCCACCTCGGCGGCGCGGCCATCGACGTGTTCCCGGTCGAACCCAAGGGCAATGACGAGGAATTCCTGTCGCCGTTGCGGAAGTTCGACAACGTCATCCTCACGCCGCACATCGGCGGCTCCACGCTGGAGGCGCAGGCCAACATCGGCACCGAGGTCGCCGACAAGCTCATCCGCTACTCGAACAACGGCTCGACCGTGACGGCGGTGAATTTCCCCGAGGTCACCCTCCCCGAGCACGCCGGCACCGGCAAGAGCCGCCTGCTGCACATCCACCGCAACGTCCCCGGCGTGCTGGCGCACATCAACGAGCGCTTCAGCGAGCACAAGGTGAACATCTCCGCCCAATACCTGCAGACCAACGAGCACATCGGCTACTGCGTGATGGACGTGGACGCCGCCGCCAGCGAGATCGCGATCGACGAGCTGCAGAGCGTGCCCGGCACCATCCGCGCGCGGCTGCTGTATTGA
- a CDS encoding glutaredoxin domain-containing protein, with translation MKIKAYLKPSCGWSNGVRAIMRKHNLAFEDIDIINNRANYEEMVRKSGQPLSPCVEIDGVMLADISGEEVENYMLANNLVQANAAPVNVALNAGCSAEEHEKMAAKPVRFF, from the coding sequence ATGAAAATCAAAGCCTATCTCAAACCCTCTTGCGGCTGGTCCAACGGCGTTCGCGCCATCATGCGCAAGCACAACCTCGCGTTTGAGGACATCGACATCATCAACAACCGCGCCAACTACGAGGAGATGGTGCGCAAGTCCGGGCAGCCCCTGTCGCCCTGCGTCGAGATCGACGGCGTGATGCTGGCCGACATTTCCGGCGAGGAGGTCGAGAATTACATGCTGGCCAACAACCTCGTGCAGGCCAACGCCGCCCCGGTGAACGTCGCCCTCAACGCCGGCTGCTCCGCCGAGGAGCACGAGAAGATGGCCGCGAAACCGGTCCGCTTCTTCTGA
- a CDS encoding DUF2891 domain-containing protein, whose amino-acid sequence MSASFPILSAVQASEFARLGLTNIRREYPHYLQHMLNGPADARPPRELHPAFYGSYDWHSCVHQHWMLVRLSLMFPNLPERAEISRVLHEHLTAENMLAEAAYFQAPGREFFERPYGWAWLLKLAQEVRAYDAQLEVNMAPLVSYIRTGFMRYLRALTTPVRNGIHGNTAVAVALVLGHARAHDDQELKLFCTSRAAYWFGHDKDYPGHYEPSGEDFYSPCLVEAGLMARILPREQFLRWFDLFLPRLAQGQPANLLKPAKISDPTDPKIAHLIGLNLNKGWVWRRLAGLLDAEDPRRTLAIEAGAAHYAAALPLLDAQDFNRSHWLPSFAVYTMTE is encoded by the coding sequence GTGTCCGCCTCCTTTCCCATCCTTTCCGCCGTCCAGGCCTCGGAGTTCGCCCGCCTGGGCCTGACCAACATCCGCCGGGAGTATCCGCACTACCTGCAGCACATGCTGAACGGCCCCGCGGACGCCCGCCCGCCGCGCGAGCTGCACCCGGCCTTCTACGGCAGCTACGACTGGCACTCGTGCGTCCACCAGCACTGGATGCTGGTGCGCCTGTCGCTGATGTTCCCCAACCTCCCCGAGCGCGCCGAGATCAGCCGCGTGCTGCACGAGCACCTGACGGCCGAGAACATGCTCGCCGAGGCGGCGTATTTCCAGGCGCCGGGCCGCGAATTCTTCGAACGGCCCTACGGCTGGGCGTGGCTGCTCAAGCTGGCGCAGGAGGTCCGCGCCTATGATGCGCAGCTCGAGGTCAACATGGCGCCACTGGTCTCGTATATCCGCACCGGCTTCATGCGCTACCTGCGCGCGCTGACCACGCCGGTGCGCAACGGCATCCACGGCAACACCGCGGTGGCTGTCGCGCTCGTGCTCGGCCACGCCCGCGCGCACGACGACCAGGAGCTGAAGCTTTTCTGCACGTCGCGGGCCGCCTACTGGTTCGGCCACGACAAGGATTATCCGGGCCATTACGAGCCCTCCGGCGAGGATTTCTATTCCCCCTGTCTCGTGGAGGCCGGGCTGATGGCGCGCATCCTGCCCCGCGAGCAGTTTTTGCGCTGGTTCGACCTGTTCCTGCCGCGCCTCGCGCAGGGCCAGCCGGCCAACCTGCTCAAGCCCGCCAAGATCAGCGATCCGACCGACCCGAAGATCGCCCACCTGATCGGCCTCAACCTCAACAAGGGCTGGGTGTGGCGCCGGCTGGCGGGCCTGCTTGACGCCGAGGACCCGCGGCGCACGCTGGCCATCGAGGCCGGCGCGGCGCACTACGCCGCCGCCCTGCCCCTGCTCGACGCCCAGGACTTCAACCGCTCGCACTGGCTGCCGTCGTTCGCGGTGTATACGATGACGGAATAA
- a CDS encoding DMT family protein, translated as MNTILLLAVSNVFMTYAWYGHLKYLHDKPLWVAILASWGIAFFEYCLMVPANRLGYGAWSGYQLKIMQEAITLVVFVGFAWLVLGEKLKWNYAVSLAFIGLAVFFAFGFNKAAAPGA; from the coding sequence ATGAACACGATCCTGCTGCTCGCCGTTTCCAACGTTTTCATGACCTACGCCTGGTATGGGCACCTGAAGTATCTTCACGACAAGCCGCTGTGGGTCGCCATTCTCGCCTCCTGGGGCATCGCCTTCTTCGAATACTGCCTGATGGTGCCGGCCAACCGCCTCGGCTACGGCGCATGGAGCGGCTACCAGCTGAAGATCATGCAGGAGGCCATCACGCTGGTGGTGTTCGTCGGTTTCGCGTGGCTGGTGCTGGGCGAAAAACTGAAGTGGAACTACGCCGTGAGCCTCGCGTTCATCGGGCTGGCGGTGTTTTTCGCCTTCGGTTTCAACAAGGCGGCCGCGCCGGGTGCCTGA